The proteins below come from a single Halobacillus salinarum genomic window:
- a CDS encoding glycoside hydrolase family 38 N-terminal domain-containing protein: MTKKRVYVVPHSHWDREWYFTIEDSNILLAENMDHLIHLLENNEDYHGYVFDAQLSIVEEYLKVRPLQFQRLRQLVEAKRIFVGPWYTQADSLLVHKESLVRNLLYGVKGSKRLGHSMNIGYLPDIFGQNRYLPSIFKGFGMDYAILQRGLYTDELDENLNFIWGSPDGAQVQANLIHLGYGPGKFLSSDEEFHKGRLQPMLEKLAKLNRDTNHLLLPAGGDQVLVRDHFPETINKLNEKDDTYEYVLSDYETYMNETWNDQSFDHMIEGELLATENSRIHRTIKSQRYDIKKLNHIAEHKIINQLEPLALIGQSVGLRYPQEWLDLMWKELFDVHAHDSIGGCNSDDTNQDIVKRLVKVNRQADGLMNVIKKQMTSAVSESQQMEDILLIFNTLPKPHTTSVSTVLFTRSKEFSIQTVTHETLPFTITKQEYLSGGKKIVVTADGDKEVEIPGYYRTELLLAEVKIPSLGYTTLQVVNDTNPSYQLEQSEDSSIQNEFFEISLENGRLNLKELAAELSVNDFIQFEDTADAGDSYDYSPLPGDLPILSGKASLEFVNKSEHVEKMVIKHHLSLPPDLESRKNNGPHETLSIETHVELRKDEPLVRVEHKLDNQIKDHRVRVLLKTPVHEPKESFGDQGYSLIHRSTEEPRLKDWRENGYKEAPVPIYTIEQFAGVSGEAGTMAAFTKGLKEYEVLKHEGQLALTLYRSVGLLGRDDLLWRPGRASGINNKVVTTPDAQMQETMSFEYALSLSGNTGTETEYFELADRYLERYVTYQHQSLNTFEERLDRFEIPQPLSSLPLEYSLLAIENKDVFVSTVKRAHEKPSGIMRVFNPTSSPVDLKLSTEQPLSFDTVNLAEEKTEKDAAPILSKGYQTICIHFEEENGK; the protein is encoded by the coding sequence ATGACCAAAAAACGTGTCTATGTGGTTCCCCATTCTCATTGGGACAGGGAATGGTATTTTACAATCGAAGATTCAAATATTCTGCTTGCAGAAAATATGGACCATCTCATCCATTTACTTGAAAATAACGAAGACTATCACGGATATGTGTTTGATGCCCAATTATCGATTGTCGAGGAATATTTAAAAGTCCGCCCGCTTCAATTTCAAAGGCTGAGACAGCTCGTAGAAGCGAAAAGGATTTTTGTGGGACCATGGTACACCCAGGCGGACTCTCTACTGGTCCACAAAGAATCGCTCGTGCGTAACCTCCTTTATGGTGTGAAGGGCAGCAAGCGCCTGGGACATTCGATGAACATCGGCTATCTGCCGGATATTTTCGGCCAAAACCGCTATCTGCCTTCCATTTTCAAAGGGTTCGGAATGGATTATGCCATCCTGCAAAGAGGGCTTTATACGGATGAACTTGACGAGAATTTAAACTTTATCTGGGGATCCCCTGATGGAGCACAAGTACAAGCCAATCTGATTCATTTAGGGTATGGACCGGGGAAATTCCTAAGTTCTGATGAGGAATTCCACAAAGGGCGGCTTCAGCCGATGCTTGAAAAATTAGCTAAGCTCAATCGTGATACAAACCACCTGCTTCTTCCGGCAGGAGGAGACCAGGTGCTGGTCAGAGACCACTTTCCGGAAACCATTAATAAGCTGAACGAAAAAGACGACACATATGAATATGTCTTATCAGATTATGAAACGTACATGAATGAAACATGGAACGATCAATCCTTCGACCACATGATCGAAGGAGAATTATTGGCAACAGAAAACTCTCGTATCCACCGTACAATCAAGTCCCAGCGGTACGATATTAAAAAGTTAAACCATATAGCTGAACACAAAATTATCAATCAGCTGGAGCCCTTGGCACTAATCGGCCAGTCTGTCGGGCTGCGCTATCCGCAGGAATGGCTTGATCTTATGTGGAAAGAACTGTTCGACGTCCACGCGCATGACAGCATTGGAGGCTGTAATTCAGATGATACGAATCAAGATATTGTAAAGAGGCTCGTCAAAGTAAATCGCCAGGCAGACGGTTTAATGAACGTCATAAAAAAACAAATGACTTCTGCCGTCAGCGAATCTCAGCAAATGGAGGATATTCTGTTAATTTTTAATACCTTGCCAAAGCCGCATACGACTTCCGTTTCCACGGTACTATTTACGAGGTCTAAAGAATTTTCGATTCAAACAGTCACTCATGAGACTCTTCCATTTACCATAACAAAGCAGGAATATTTAAGCGGCGGCAAAAAAATCGTAGTCACAGCTGATGGAGATAAAGAAGTAGAAATCCCTGGTTACTACCGTACTGAACTCCTTCTCGCTGAAGTGAAAATCCCTTCTTTAGGTTACACGACTCTTCAAGTTGTGAATGACACTAACCCTTCATACCAGCTGGAACAGTCCGAAGACAGCTCCATTCAAAATGAATTTTTTGAGATCAGCCTGGAAAATGGCAGGCTTAATCTGAAAGAATTGGCTGCTGAATTATCCGTTAATGATTTTATACAGTTTGAAGATACAGCTGATGCAGGAGATTCGTATGATTACTCTCCACTTCCGGGAGATCTTCCTATTTTATCCGGAAAAGCTTCTCTTGAATTTGTAAATAAATCAGAGCATGTGGAAAAAATGGTGATCAAACATCACTTATCACTTCCCCCAGACCTTGAGTCCCGGAAGAATAATGGTCCACATGAGACATTGAGCATTGAAACACATGTCGAGCTGAGGAAAGATGAGCCACTTGTCCGTGTCGAACACAAGCTGGACAATCAAATTAAAGATCATAGAGTTCGTGTACTTCTGAAAACCCCTGTTCATGAACCAAAGGAATCGTTCGGCGACCAGGGTTACAGCTTGATTCACCGATCGACCGAAGAACCTAGATTAAAGGATTGGAGGGAAAATGGTTATAAAGAAGCGCCGGTGCCTATTTACACTATTGAACAGTTCGCGGGTGTCTCTGGGGAAGCAGGAACGATGGCTGCTTTTACAAAAGGGTTAAAAGAATATGAAGTGCTTAAACATGAAGGGCAGCTTGCTTTAACTTTGTATCGCAGTGTCGGCTTGCTCGGACGAGATGATCTGCTCTGGCGTCCTGGCAGGGCTTCAGGAATTAATAATAAAGTCGTCACTACACCAGACGCACAGATGCAGGAGACGATGAGCTTTGAATATGCGCTGTCGCTCAGCGGGAATACAGGAACAGAAACGGAATACTTTGAGTTGGCAGACCGTTATTTGGAGCGTTACGTCACTTATCAGCACCAAAGTTTAAATACTTTTGAAGAACGTCTCGATCGGTTCGAGATTCCTCAGCCGCTGAGCTCCCTGCCCTTAGAATATTCTCTGCTGGCAATTGAAAATAAAGATGTTTTTGTGAGTACTGTGAAAAGAGCCCATGAAAAACCATCCGGAATCATGCGCGTATTTAATCCAACATCCAGCCCGGTAGACTTAAAGCTTTCCACAGAACAACCCTTGTCGTTCGATACCGTAAACTTGGCGGAAGAAAAGACAGAAAAAGACGCAGCACCAATTCTTAGCAAAGGTTACCAAACGATCTGTATTCATTTTGAAGAGGAGAATGGAAAATGA
- a CDS encoding fructose-specific PTS transporter subunit EIIC — protein MKLAQMTNQELIRFDLTETTKEEVIWKLAQELYEQDHVTSTKEFYETVLEREKVSATGMEAGLAIPHGKSTAVKKAGFAVARLEQPITDWESIDPNNQVELVFLLAIPEGEAGSTHLSLLAELSTRLMDKEYYNGLMKARNPKQFIDALDHYEKEQKEENIQADSKTVLAVTACAAGIAHTYMAAEALEQAGRKLGVKVYSEKQGANGLEDEHTSDRIKQADAVIFATDITPKAKERFKGLPFIQTRVAAPLEHGEEMIERVLSNPDGIVEGNGSDESSVPSQNKTGVLAEMGQAIMTGISYMIPVIVAAGLMMGIAKLGAIPFGLVNEINDISYATSDNEFFKILHYLDKFGFMIFQFMYPIFAAFTAYSLADRVGIVSGFIGGLFAAGIHYRFWGVEDGVPSGFLGALILGLAAGYIAKFLNQKIKLSKNFQAMKPMLIIPAISVLSVFLLNFYIVDPVFGGLNELLRTTIESAQESGAIVLSTIIAAATAFDLGGPINKAAGAIAIGLAGDQIFPLTPRVLSIVIPPIGLGLATVLDRFVVGRRVFDENLRITGNTSILLGLIAISEGAIPFMLRNPIITIPINILGAIIGSVTAVLLGAVQWYPLPAFWGWPLVENLWAYIIGLLAGTLFIAFANIFIRFTLIKRGRIKI, from the coding sequence TTGAAACTAGCACAAATGACGAACCAAGAATTAATCCGGTTCGACCTTACTGAGACGACTAAAGAAGAAGTTATTTGGAAGCTGGCTCAAGAGCTGTATGAACAGGACCATGTGACTTCCACTAAGGAATTTTATGAAACCGTTCTCGAACGAGAGAAAGTTTCTGCAACTGGCATGGAAGCAGGATTAGCGATTCCCCACGGAAAATCAACGGCCGTAAAAAAAGCAGGCTTTGCTGTAGCAAGACTGGAACAGCCGATTACGGACTGGGAAAGCATCGATCCTAATAATCAAGTGGAACTTGTATTTCTTTTGGCGATTCCTGAAGGGGAGGCAGGTTCGACCCACTTAAGCCTGCTTGCTGAGTTAAGCACGAGACTGATGGATAAAGAGTATTATAACGGTCTGATGAAAGCACGAAACCCTAAGCAATTTATCGATGCTTTAGATCATTATGAGAAAGAACAGAAAGAAGAAAATATTCAAGCCGATTCAAAAACTGTGCTGGCTGTCACTGCTTGTGCAGCAGGAATTGCCCATACTTACATGGCTGCCGAAGCATTGGAACAAGCAGGACGTAAATTAGGCGTGAAAGTCTATTCCGAGAAACAAGGCGCAAACGGCCTGGAAGATGAGCATACGTCAGACAGAATTAAACAAGCCGATGCGGTAATCTTTGCCACAGATATCACTCCTAAAGCGAAAGAACGCTTTAAAGGTCTTCCATTCATTCAAACCCGTGTAGCTGCTCCACTTGAACATGGAGAGGAAATGATTGAGCGTGTGCTGAGCAATCCTGACGGTATTGTAGAAGGAAATGGAAGCGACGAGTCTTCTGTACCCTCTCAAAACAAAACTGGCGTATTGGCAGAAATGGGCCAGGCGATCATGACTGGTATTTCTTATATGATCCCCGTAATCGTAGCCGCCGGTTTAATGATGGGAATTGCGAAACTAGGCGCGATTCCATTTGGACTTGTTAATGAGATTAATGATATCAGCTATGCTACTTCCGATAATGAATTCTTTAAGATTCTACACTACTTAGATAAATTTGGTTTTATGATTTTTCAGTTTATGTACCCGATCTTCGCTGCCTTCACTGCCTATTCCCTTGCTGACCGTGTAGGGATTGTATCCGGATTTATTGGAGGCTTGTTTGCTGCCGGGATCCACTATCGTTTCTGGGGAGTGGAAGATGGTGTTCCATCTGGATTCCTTGGTGCTTTAATCCTCGGTTTGGCAGCCGGGTATATCGCCAAATTTTTAAATCAAAAAATCAAGCTTTCGAAGAATTTCCAAGCGATGAAACCGATGCTGATCATTCCAGCCATCAGTGTATTATCTGTTTTCTTATTAAATTTTTATATCGTTGATCCAGTGTTTGGCGGCCTGAACGAACTGCTTCGCACAACCATTGAATCCGCACAGGAGTCAGGAGCCATCGTATTATCGACGATCATTGCAGCAGCTACAGCCTTTGACTTAGGCGGACCGATCAACAAGGCCGCTGGTGCGATTGCTATAGGTCTTGCCGGTGATCAGATTTTCCCACTGACGCCGCGAGTACTCTCTATCGTCATCCCGCCAATTGGACTAGGGCTGGCTACAGTATTGGACCGGTTTGTAGTGGGGCGCCGTGTATTTGATGAAAACCTGCGTATTACAGGGAACACTTCCATTTTACTTGGACTTATTGCCATTAGTGAAGGAGCTATCCCTTTTATGTTGAGAAATCCAATTATTACGATTCCCATCAATATTTTAGGGGCAATTATTGGATCTGTGACAGCTGTTCTTTTAGGAGCTGTGCAGTGGTATCCGCTTCCTGCGTTTTGGGGATGGCCGCTCGTAGAAAATTTGTGGGCTTATATCATCGGTCTTCTCGCTGGTACTTTATTCATTGCTTTTGCGAATATTTTCATACGATTTACGCTGATCAAACGAGGACGAATCAAAATATAA
- a CDS encoding MurR/RpiR family transcriptional regulator, producing MGKLVDAFSTSLPNLTHSEKHVLYYVEQHLEESKSMPLTKMAEVNNVSTTTIVRLCHKLGMDGFAEFKYFLRGLEGDVLPDDPNPIERYRNDINESLKLLHPKDLEAIAANVEKADRIVILSVGLTKMIGEYLSKRLMQVNRSSTYIYESHMIDLISNWIGENDLVIFISSSGETDTLLKAADKLDHLNISTVAVTNDPTSTLYTIARQAVSAPVKKASYEGYDVSARSSLVMLADLIFEYYLKYVTEKD from the coding sequence ATGGGAAAACTGGTGGATGCATTTTCAACTTCCCTTCCGAATCTGACACATTCAGAAAAGCATGTCCTCTACTATGTGGAACAGCACCTGGAAGAATCGAAATCGATGCCATTAACGAAAATGGCAGAAGTAAATAATGTCAGCACAACAACCATTGTCCGTTTGTGCCATAAACTTGGAATGGATGGTTTTGCTGAATTTAAGTATTTTTTAAGAGGATTGGAAGGCGATGTTCTTCCTGATGATCCTAATCCCATTGAACGCTATCGTAATGATATAAATGAAAGTTTAAAGCTTTTGCATCCGAAGGACTTAGAAGCGATTGCGGCAAATGTGGAGAAAGCAGATCGTATCGTCATTCTTTCTGTAGGATTAACTAAAATGATCGGAGAATACTTAAGTAAGCGATTAATGCAGGTCAATCGGTCATCCACTTACATTTATGAATCCCATATGATTGATTTAATCAGCAATTGGATTGGGGAAAATGACCTCGTTATTTTTATTTCTTCGAGTGGAGAAACGGATACGCTGTTGAAAGCAGCAGACAAGCTTGACCATCTCAACATTTCAACAGTTGCTGTTACCAACGATCCAACAAGCACTCTTTACACCATTGCCAGACAAGCCGTAAGCGCACCGGTGAAAAAGGCATCCTATGAAGGCTATGACGTATCTGCTCGTTCTTCCCTCGTCATGCTGGCAGACCTAATCTTTGAATACTACCTAAAATATGTAACTGAAAAAGATTAA
- a CDS encoding gluconokinase translates to MKAYVIGLDLGTTSAKSIIFDRKGNVVAEHEVGYPLHHPEVGYAEQDPLVIESAALDAIKGSLASSTVSNEEIAAVGISTAMHSLICMDEAGKPLSPSIIWADARSAKEAAALKKNRSDIYLRTGTPLHPMSPLSKLVWMDNHDYEPAEKADFFVSIKEFLIYRWFNEKVVDFSIAAATGLFDIHSHEWDEEALKLASIEQTQLFTPVPPTYRLDGLSREKALESGLLPETPFIIGASDGPLANLGIGAIQPGETAITIGTSGAIRQFSSEPLLNDSQEIFSYSFTEDLWITGGPSNNGGLVLTWLQQLWQNGSHEMDIEKLSELADKVAPGANNLLFLPYLNGERAPFWNAEAKGSFIGLTPTHKKEHMTRAAMEGVHFSILHIAKALERLGNQHTKIFASGGFARSSLWVQMLADIFNQTIHIPQSHQSSAWGAAWLALYGIGEVDSLEDIKNSIPMDNYYQPIKDNHTKYRALFPIYETASGQMQDVFSKLHQLD, encoded by the coding sequence ATGAAGGCCTATGTTATCGGATTAGATTTGGGCACGACCAGTGCTAAATCCATTATTTTTGATCGAAAAGGAAATGTAGTAGCAGAGCATGAAGTCGGCTACCCACTTCATCATCCAGAAGTAGGGTACGCAGAACAAGATCCGCTCGTCATTGAATCCGCAGCTCTTGATGCGATAAAAGGAAGCCTTGCTTCATCCACGGTTTCGAATGAGGAGATTGCCGCCGTAGGAATATCAACAGCCATGCACTCCTTGATATGTATGGATGAAGCCGGTAAACCATTATCCCCTTCCATCATATGGGCAGATGCCAGAAGCGCTAAAGAAGCCGCTGCTTTGAAGAAAAACCGCAGTGATATTTATTTACGAACAGGGACTCCATTACACCCGATGTCCCCTTTATCTAAGCTTGTCTGGATGGACAACCATGACTATGAGCCAGCAGAAAAAGCTGACTTCTTCGTATCAATCAAAGAATTTCTCATCTACCGCTGGTTTAATGAAAAGGTAGTCGATTTTTCCATTGCGGCAGCGACAGGACTGTTTGATATTCATAGTCACGAATGGGATGAGGAGGCATTAAAGCTTGCTTCCATCGAGCAAACACAGTTGTTTACTCCGGTACCTCCGACGTACAGGTTAGACGGTTTATCGAGAGAAAAGGCTTTAGAATCAGGTCTGCTTCCAGAGACCCCGTTTATTATCGGTGCCAGCGACGGGCCGCTTGCCAATCTCGGCATCGGGGCGATTCAGCCAGGAGAGACCGCTATCACTATAGGTACAAGCGGTGCCATCCGCCAATTTTCAAGTGAGCCGCTGTTAAACGACAGTCAGGAGATATTCTCATACAGTTTTACTGAAGATCTATGGATTACAGGAGGTCCTTCAAACAATGGAGGTCTTGTACTTACCTGGCTTCAGCAGCTTTGGCAGAACGGCAGTCATGAAATGGATATTGAAAAATTGAGTGAATTGGCAGATAAAGTGGCTCCAGGAGCCAACAACCTTTTGTTTCTTCCATACTTGAATGGAGAACGAGCACCGTTCTGGAACGCTGAGGCAAAAGGCTCTTTTATCGGTCTTACACCTACCCACAAAAAAGAACACATGACTCGTGCTGCGATGGAGGGCGTTCACTTTTCAATTTTGCACATCGCCAAGGCACTTGAAAGACTAGGCAATCAGCACACGAAAATCTTTGCGAGCGGAGGCTTTGCCAGATCTTCCCTTTGGGTGCAAATGCTCGCTGATATCTTTAACCAGACGATTCATATTCCTCAAAGCCACCAAAGTTCTGCCTGGGGAGCAGCCTGGCTTGCCTTATACGGGATCGGGGAAGTGGACAGCCTGGAAGATATTAAAAATTCTATTCCAATGGATAATTATTACCAGCCGATTAAGGACAATCATACGAAGTACAGAGCGCTCTTCCCTATTTACGAGACAGCATCCGGGCAGATGCAGGATGTTTTCTCCAAACTGCATCAGCTTGATTAA
- a CDS encoding MurR/RpiR family transcriptional regulator, with product MADAPTKHVINRIRSSYSQFSEKEKLIADYILENKDEIVHSTINQVADDLMVADATVFRFCKRLGFKGYQAMKIALASETVNPIKDIHETITENDSELDISEKVFQANIRALEASRDIQNQDTLESALSYLLEAERVFFYGSGGSGIVALDAQHKFIRTGMSTHAFADNHLQLMSASQLTPKDLAVIISHTGSNKDALDLVDVARENGAKTIAITNFAKSPLTKLVDISLFTVAQETEFRSEALTSRIAELSLIDSLFVSYSMKTKNQSQTSIQKMRKAISRKRV from the coding sequence ATGGCAGATGCTCCGACAAAACACGTAATTAACCGGATAAGGTCTTCTTACAGTCAATTTAGTGAAAAGGAAAAATTGATTGCCGATTATATACTGGAAAATAAAGATGAAATCGTTCATTCGACAATTAATCAAGTGGCCGACGATTTAATGGTCGCGGACGCAACGGTTTTCAGGTTTTGCAAGCGTCTTGGTTTTAAAGGCTATCAAGCAATGAAAATCGCCTTAGCATCAGAAACCGTGAACCCTATTAAAGATATCCATGAAACCATTACTGAAAATGATTCTGAACTGGACATCTCAGAAAAAGTCTTCCAAGCTAATATACGGGCGCTCGAAGCCTCAAGGGATATTCAAAACCAGGATACCCTTGAAAGTGCGTTGAGCTACTTACTTGAAGCTGAACGTGTGTTTTTTTATGGCAGCGGTGGCTCTGGGATCGTTGCCCTCGATGCTCAGCACAAGTTCATCCGTACAGGAATGTCAACTCACGCTTTTGCAGATAACCACCTGCAGTTAATGTCCGCTTCCCAGCTGACGCCTAAAGATCTAGCCGTTATTATTTCCCATACAGGCTCAAACAAAGATGCACTTGATCTGGTTGACGTAGCTAGAGAAAACGGGGCCAAGACGATCGCAATTACCAATTTCGCTAAGTCCCCGCTGACGAAGCTCGTAGATATTTCCCTGTTTACAGTCGCTCAGGAAACCGAATTTCGCTCTGAAGCGTTAACATCGAGAATTGCAGAACTATCGTTAATCGATTCTTTGTTTGTCAGTTACAGCATGAAAACAAAAAACCAATCACAAACGTCCATTCAGAAAATGAGGAAAGCCATTTCCAGGAAGCGTGTATGA
- the gnd gene encoding phosphogluconate dehydrogenase (NAD(+)-dependent, decarboxylating) has product MQVGLIGLGKMGYNLGLNLLDNGHSVHVNDVNMERSAQMTAKGAHQAQDLEDLVNQLKAPRTIWVMVPAGDITAKVLEKLSRLLEAGDRVIDGGNSNYKNSLQHAEMFQRNGIYFFDVGTSGGTDGARNGACYMIGGDADEFKAIEQLFFDTAVESGYLYSGPPGSGHFLKMVHNGIEYGMMQSIAEGYEILDKSPFEYDYEAVSKVWNNGSVIRSWLMELMEHAFSKDAKLADIRGVMNSSGEGKWTVETAVELELAAPVIAMSLMMRYRSQEDDTFSGKVVAALRNEFGGHAVVKS; this is encoded by the coding sequence ATGCAAGTAGGGTTAATTGGGCTCGGGAAGATGGGATATAACCTGGGATTAAATCTTCTTGACAACGGACACAGCGTCCACGTAAATGACGTGAACATGGAACGGTCAGCCCAGATGACTGCAAAAGGAGCACATCAGGCTCAAGATTTAGAAGACCTCGTCAATCAGCTGAAAGCGCCGCGGACGATTTGGGTAATGGTCCCAGCAGGTGACATCACTGCTAAAGTTCTGGAGAAGCTTTCTCGTTTATTAGAAGCGGGAGATCGTGTCATTGATGGAGGCAATTCAAATTACAAGAATAGCCTTCAGCATGCAGAGATGTTTCAAAGAAACGGCATTTATTTCTTCGACGTAGGTACGAGTGGAGGCACGGATGGAGCGAGAAATGGAGCCTGTTACATGATCGGCGGAGATGCCGATGAATTTAAGGCCATTGAACAGCTTTTTTTTGACACAGCGGTTGAAAGCGGTTACCTCTATTCAGGTCCACCCGGCAGCGGCCATTTCTTGAAAATGGTACATAACGGCATTGAGTACGGGATGATGCAATCCATTGCAGAAGGCTATGAAATCTTGGATAAGAGTCCTTTTGAATATGATTATGAAGCGGTCTCAAAAGTATGGAACAATGGCTCAGTCATCCGTTCCTGGCTGATGGAACTGATGGAGCACGCGTTTTCCAAGGATGCGAAGCTTGCGGATATTCGGGGAGTGATGAATTCCTCCGGGGAAGGCAAGTGGACTGTTGAAACCGCGGTGGAGCTTGAATTAGCGGCCCCAGTGATCGCAATGTCACTGATGATGCGGTATCGTTCTCAGGAAGATGACACCTTCTCAGGAAAAGTAGTTGCGGCTTTAAGGAATGAATTCGGCGGCCATGCTGTCGTAAAATCTTAA
- a CDS encoding TRAP transporter substrate-binding protein produces MKKILMLLSTVLLIAMLAACGNSDSDASGGSDGGDSSSGDAKVIKAGIGLNDKHPQYKGLLKFKEIVEEKTDGKIKVETYHSGQLGDDRSMTEALQLGTQEVTIPSTAPLANFVPEFSVFDIPFLFPSEEVADKVLDGKVGQGILKKLESQNLVGLAYWENGFRDVTNSKHPIKTMDDFQGLKLRTMENDLHLDAFKKLGANPTPMAFTELFTAMQQGTVDGQENPYATIYLQKFYEVQKYVSNTHHIYSPFVFLMSKSFYDGLTDEQQKIVKDAAVEAGKYERKLNREANEKYLKKLQDEGMKYTEITPEAREEMKKAVQPVIDKYKSEIGEETVEKVYKAVEEAEESTK; encoded by the coding sequence ATGAAAAAAATTTTAATGCTATTATCTACAGTTTTGTTAATTGCTATGCTCGCGGCTTGCGGTAACAGTGATTCAGATGCAAGCGGAGGTTCAGATGGCGGTGACTCATCCAGCGGGGATGCAAAAGTGATCAAAGCTGGAATTGGTCTTAATGATAAGCACCCGCAATATAAAGGACTATTAAAATTTAAAGAGATCGTTGAAGAGAAAACAGATGGCAAAATCAAAGTCGAAACGTATCACAGCGGACAGCTTGGTGATGACCGTTCTATGACGGAAGCCCTGCAGCTTGGTACTCAGGAAGTAACGATTCCTTCTACAGCACCACTTGCGAACTTCGTACCAGAATTCAGTGTTTTCGATATTCCATTCTTGTTCCCGAGTGAAGAAGTAGCCGATAAGGTGCTTGACGGTAAAGTAGGTCAGGGCATTCTTAAGAAATTGGAAAGCCAGAATTTAGTAGGGCTTGCTTATTGGGAAAATGGTTTCCGTGACGTAACGAACAGCAAGCATCCAATTAAGACAATGGACGATTTCCAAGGCTTGAAACTTCGTACAATGGAAAATGACCTTCACCTTGATGCGTTTAAAAAATTAGGGGCTAACCCGACACCAATGGCATTTACCGAATTATTTACTGCCATGCAGCAAGGGACAGTGGACGGACAGGAAAATCCTTATGCTACGATTTATCTTCAGAAGTTCTATGAAGTTCAGAAATACGTTTCCAACACACACCATATTTACAGCCCATTTGTTTTCCTAATGAGCAAATCCTTCTATGATGGATTAACAGATGAGCAGCAGAAAATTGTGAAGGATGCTGCAGTAGAAGCAGGTAAATATGAGCGTAAATTGAATCGTGAAGCAAACGAAAAGTATCTAAAGAAACTTCAAGACGAAGGCATGAAATATACAGAGATTACTCCTGAAGCACGCGAAGAAATGAAGAAAGCCGTTCAGCCTGTCATTGATAAGTACAAGAGTGAAATTGGTGAAGAAACAGTAGAAAAAGTGTATAAAGCGGTTGAAGAGGCCGAAGAGTCTACGAAGTAA
- a CDS encoding TRAP transporter small permease, giving the protein MNIIRAIDRRLEEVLLVLFSSVMVGVIFLQVVMRVSGNSLSWSEELGRYCFIWLVYIGISYGVKKQRHIKVEVGLLLLKEKGKLVVAMLANLLFLVFCFFVMYYGFDIASQLLSFGQKSPALHIPMGAVYMATPIGFGLSAIRLIQNLIAQFKMLIGKKEVEIADERERILKQEGEEDES; this is encoded by the coding sequence ATGAACATCATTCGAGCCATAGATCGAAGACTGGAAGAGGTACTGCTCGTCCTTTTCTCTTCTGTAATGGTCGGGGTTATTTTTCTCCAAGTCGTGATGCGTGTCTCTGGGAATTCCTTGTCTTGGTCTGAGGAGTTAGGGAGATACTGTTTCATTTGGTTAGTGTACATAGGCATTAGCTACGGAGTGAAAAAACAGCGCCATATTAAAGTGGAAGTCGGGCTGCTTCTTTTAAAAGAAAAAGGAAAACTGGTCGTTGCAATGCTTGCAAATCTATTATTCTTAGTGTTTTGCTTTTTTGTTATGTACTACGGTTTTGATATTGCAAGCCAGCTTTTAAGTTTTGGACAGAAATCGCCAGCCCTTCACATCCCGATGGGGGCTGTGTATATGGCAACACCTATAGGATTTGGCTTGTCTGCGATCCGGCTTATCCAAAATCTTATTGCCCAATTTAAAATGCTGATTGGGAAAAAAGAAGTGGAGATCGCAGACGAACGCGAACGAATTTTGAAGCAAGAAGGGGAGGAGGATGAATCATGA